A single region of the Gasterosteus aculeatus chromosome 1, fGasAcu3.hap1.1, whole genome shotgun sequence genome encodes:
- the akap1b gene encoding A kinase (PRKA) anchor protein 1b, with the protein MPLRFRSVVPYTLPGVLALIGWWWYISRKKERLVSLDSPNGAPATPGLTPPAEVSNGLVEKGPISPINDTESPTHRAPKVSNLRTEHDNFSQVHGTEAVPSIKLNSEEAAPPLGRIKQKEVHTLSALTLLSPCKEDRPQRLLKDNKDLERRSTPFVVKEHEDHLVIDPSSAPEVPVERVILPCQSTKVTSPPPTTTHLSDAERPEPEGEVAKHYSTVNKDEMAVCAATTPKVQRGIPSEADSLETPPSARDFHQHILTSTPTSLAATSTALKTVEDCITISQAEEDTQAPGGHGEEQDLELLAAGLITEVISAATLEILGVTSCQVTQPSCSSSTPLASSSQCSQQEQTAAQQQHHHLLTAPSQSDIESGEANEQGIPNGCSATPVWEPVEVSHRAHQTNHAQKGHWLTPSHQAAQSTLLPNMKLKGDEAALAEDSACSTCHSEDGMSNEDPPYSMPENQIDAIQVTDLLAKEATPPQSLDTASEEAEGISLEAVCEIKRLNGMGLRNGAHGTCEGETDQSGGSDVNSMDSVDSGCTMGAGEGQTNHAASSSAELVVWEIEVPKHLVGRLIGKQGRYVSFLKQNSGAKIYISTLPYTQEFQICHIEGTQQQVDKALSLIGKKFKDLDLTNLYAPPPPALTLPSLPMTSWLLLPSGVTVEVIVVNIVSAGHVFVQQHTHPTYHALRSLDQQMFLCYSQPGTPALPSPAEVGVICAAPAAEEAWWRAQVITFYKETNEVEIRYVDYGGYDRVKIDSLRQIRSDFVTLPFQGAEVLLDNIAPLPGEDRFSPEATAALEEMTRGVALLAQVSNYDNNTGLPLVHLWNMVGEEVVSVNRTLAERGLGVWLDGF; encoded by the exons ATGCCGCTGAGGTTTCGTTCGGTCGTGCCCTACACACTGCCCGGAGTCCTTGCACTGATTGGCTGGTGGTGGTACATCTCGCGGAAGAAAGAGCGGCTTGTCAGCCTCGACAGCCCAAACGGGGCTCCAGCAACACCGGGTCTTACACCTCCAGCCGAGGTTAGCAACGGTTTGGTTGAGAAAGGGCCTATATCGCCCATAAATGACACAGAAAGCCCCACGCACAGAGCTCCGAAGGTCAGTAACTTGAGAACAGAACATGATAATTTTTCCCAAGTCCATGGCACTGAAGCAGTACCCTCAATCAAACTAAATTCTGAGGAAGCTGCCCCTCCGCTTGgcagaataaaacaaaaggaagtCCATACACTCTCGGCCTTGACTCTTCTATCACCTTGCAAAGAAGATCGTCCGCAGAGGTTATTGAAAGACAACAAAGACCTGGAGAGAAGATCAACACCCTTTGTGGTAAAAGAGCATGAGGACCACTTAGTTATAGATCCATCTTCTGCTCCAGAAGTCCCAGTGGAAAGGGTCATCTTGCCCTGCCAGTCTACCAAAgtcaccagccccccccccacaacaacACACCTTTCAGATGCAGAGAGGCCAGAGCCTGAAGGGGAAGTCGCAAAGCACTACAGCACTGTTAATAAAGATGAGATGGCTGTTTGTGCAGCCACCACGCCCAAAGTGCAGAGAGGTATCCCTTCGGAGGCAGACTCTCTAGAGACACCCCCTTCAGCACGGGATTTCCACCAACACATTCTAACCAGCACACCTACCTCCCTGGCCGCAACCTCCACAGCCCTGAAAACGGTCGAAGACTGCATCACCATATCACAGGCTGAAGAGGACACCCAGGCACCTGGTGGCCATGGAGAGGAGCAGGATCTGGAACTACTAGCAGCTGGACTAATAACTGAGGTCATCTCGGCAGCTACGCTGGAGATCCTGGGTGTCACCAGCTGCCAAGTCACACAGCCCAGTTGCAGTAGCAGCACACCACTGGCTAGCAGCAGCCAGTGCTCCCAACAGGAGCAAACggcagcgcagcagcagcaccaccatcTACTGACTGCTCCCTCTCAGAGTGACATTGAGTCTGGAGAGGCCAACGAGCAAGGGATACCTAACGGATGCTCCGCCACTCCAGTATGGGAGCCTGTTGAGGTCAGTCACAGGGCTCATCAGACTAACCAtgcacagaaaggccactggctAACACCCTCGCATCAAGCAGCACAAAGTACCCTTTTGCCAAACATGAAACTGAAAGGCGATGAAGCAGCGCTGGCCGAGGATTCGGCTTGTAGTACATGCCACTCAGAGGATGGCATGAGCAACGAGGACCCTCCGTACAGCATGCCTGAAAACCAAATTGATGCAATCCAGGTTACAGACTTGTTGGCAAAAGAAGCAACACCGCCTCAATCCCTGGACACTGCCTCGGAAGAAGCTGAAGGAATCTCACTGGAAGCTGTGTGCGAGATTAAGCGGCTCAATGGAATGGGCCTGAGAAATGGAGCTCACGGgacatgtgagggggagacggaccAGTCTGGAG GATCTGACGTGAACAGCATGGACTCTGTGGACAGCGGCTGCACTATGGGTGCTGGGGAGGGCCAGACCAACCACGCTGCCTCTTCCAGCGCCGAGCTCGTCGTCTGGGAGATTGAGGTGCCGAAG CATCTTGTAGGGCGGTTAATAGGGAAGCAGGGAAGATACGTGAGTTTCCTGAAGCAGAACTCTGGTGCAAAGATCTACATCTCCACCCTGCCTTATACACAGGAGTTCCAGATCTGCCACATAGAGG GTACGCAGCAGCAGGTTGACAAAGCCCTGTCCCTGATTGGAAAGAAGTTTAAGGATCTGGACTTGACCAATCTATATGCACCGCCGCCACCCGCACTAACACTGCCATCACTTCCTATGACGTCCTGG CTCCTGCTCCCCAGTGGAGTGACCGTGGAAGTGATAGTGGTGAACATCGTGTCAGCCGGTCACGTCTTTGTCCAGCAGCACACCCATCCCACTTACCACGCTCTGCGGAGCCTCGACCAGCAGATGTTCCTCTGCTACTCGCAGCCGGGCACCCCTGCCCTCCCCTCACCGGCTGAAG TCGGTGTGATCTGTGCAGCTCCGGCGGCGGAGGAAGCCTGGTGGAGAGCTCAGGTCATCACTTTCTATAAGGAAACCAATGAAGTGGAGATCCGATACGTTGACTATGGAGGCTACGACCGAGTCAAGATCGACTCGCTACGGCAAATACG GTCTGATTTTGTAACATTACCATTTCAAGGGGCTGAAGTATTGCTTGACAACATCGCCCCTCTTCCAG GAGAGGATCGTTTTTCACCGGAGGCCACAGCAGCATTGGAGGAGATGACCAGAGGAGTGGCCTTGCTTGCACAG GTCTCGAACTACGATAACAACACAGGCCTCCCTCTGGTCCATCTGTGGAACATGGTCGGAGAAGAG GTGGTTTCGGTGAACCGTACGCTAGCAGAGAGGGGCCTGGGGGTTTGGCTGGATGGATTCTGA